Proteins encoded within one genomic window of Calonectris borealis chromosome 1, bCalBor7.hap1.2, whole genome shotgun sequence:
- the ALG10 gene encoding dol-P-Glc:Glc(2)Man(9)GlcNAc(2)-PP-Dol alpha-1,2-glucosyltransferase isoform X3: MERSEAHGFSAAISGAFLLSCLLFAAVNRRQRGPYMDEAFHVPQAQAYCHGRFLQWDPMITTLPGLYLVSVGVVKPAAWLFGWTGSVVCSAGMLRFINLLFSAGNFYLLYLLLFKIHHKNKPV, translated from the exons atgGAGCGATCCGAGGCCCACGGCTTCTCCGCCGCCATCAGCGGCGCCTTCCTGCTGTCGTGCCTGCTCTTCGCGGCGGTCAACCGCCGCCAGCGCGGGCCCTACATGGACGAGGCCTTCCACGTCCCCCAGGCGCAGGCCTACTGCCACGGCCGCTTCCTCCAG TGGGACCCCATGATCACCACGCTGCCGGGCTTGTACCTGGTGTCGGTGGGAGTAGTGAAGCCCGCGGCGTGGCTCTTCGGGTGGACGGGAAGCGTGGTGTGCTCTGCGGGAATGCTCAGGTTTATTAACCTCCTTTTCAGTGCTGGCAACTTCTATTTACTGTATTTACTTCTGTTCAAAATCCATCACAAGAATAAG